The DNA sequence CTTGAGAGTGGCTTTCTTCGCCTCCACCGACTTCCTTGGCGAGGTCGCCGCGTTGCACGCGCTGGGACTTGTGATGGCCGTGGGACTGGTCGCGGTGATGAGCGCCATGGTCGTCGGAATCAGCAGTCTGACCTCTCGCACCGGCTACGCAGTCCTGGGGTGGCTGGGTGCCATCATTGTGCCGCTGATTCTCCACGCGATCTTTGGCTCGGTGACCGGCGGGCACCCGGCGGCCGCGCTCTTCAGCCTCACCGGTAACCTCACGCTCATCGGCCAGGCGCTGCTCGAAGGCGGCCCCGAGTTCCCGGACACCGTCCCCCTGTGGGCCCCCTTCGCCGTCATGCTCGGGCTGGGCGCGGCGGGCATCGCCTCCCTCCTGCGCCGGGTCAACCGCCTGGAGGGCATCGCATGAAAGCTCCACTTCTGACTTCTTTCTGCACGACGAGGCGCTGATGTCGAGCCCCGCTCCTACTTCCAAACCTCAAGCCACAGCTGAGCTCGCCAAAAGCGAGATCACCCGCGTCGGCACTGGCGAGGTGGTCATCGCCGCGCGCCGTCTCTCCTATTGGTACGGCAAAGTCATCGGCGTCAACGACATCTCCATCGATATCGGACAGGGCGTCGTCGGCCTCCTCGGCCCCAACGGCGCCGGAAAGTCCACCCTGCTCAAATGCCTCACCGGCCAACTGCGCCCGACCACCGGGATGGCCACCATCGCCGGCGCTCGCGTCTGGAACAACCCGAAGGCCTTTGCCCAGCTGGGCTTTGTCCCCGAACAAGACGCGTTCTACGAAGACATGAGCGGCCGTGACTTTGTCACCCACCTCACCCGTCTGCAGGGCTTTTCTCGCAGCGACGCCGCCGCGCTGGCCGAAGAGGCCATCGCCACCGTCAGCCTCACCGACCAGGCCCATCGCCGTATCCGCGAGTACTCCAAGGGCATGCGCCAGCGCATTAAAATTGCCCAGGCCCTGGCCCACCGCCCTAAAGTCCTCTTTTTTGACGAGCCCCTCACCGGCACCGACCCCATTGGACGCCGCACCATCATCGACCTGATTCAACGCCTGGGCGATGAGGGGCACACCGTGCTCGTCTCCAGCCACATCCTCCACGAAGTCGAGGCAATGACCTCCGACATCGTGCTCATCAACCGGGGCCGTGTACTCGCCGACGGCAACATCTACCGCATCCGCGAGATGATCGATGAGCACCCCCATCGCATCTACGTGGAATGCGACGAGCCGCGCCGGCTGGCCAGCCTGCTCAGCGTCTATGCCGACACCCTGGAGCTCAAGTTCACCGAACGCGGCTTCTTCGTGAGCACCTCCGATCCCGATCAGGCTTACAGCCGCATCGCCAAACTCTCGGTGGAGCACGGCCTGGCGCTGCACGCGCTGACCTCCTCAGATAATGATCTCTCAGCGGTCTTCCGCTACCTCGTCTCCTGACGCGAGCTCATCATGACCTCGACCTCTCTGCCGGCCCGAAATCTGGGCGTCATCCCCCAGGCGCTGCGCCTCTTCTCACTTGATTTCGGCCGCCAACTCCGCGCCCGAAAGACCCTGGTGCTCCTGGCCGTACAGCTGCTCCCGGTCCTGGTGGCCCTGGCCTACGTGGCCTTTGGCCAGCTCGACGGCATGACCATGTTTCGCAACAGCATGGAGTCGGTCTACCTGCCTTTTCTGGTGCCGCTGGCGGCCCTCTACTTTGGCGGGCCCGCCATCGTCGACGAGATCGAAGGCCGCACCATCACCTACCTCACTCTGCGCCCGCTGCCCCGCGCGCTCATCTACCTGGCCAAGCTCAAGAGCGCGATGCTGAGCGCGCTCCTCGTCACCTCGCTCCCCATCATCCTCCTCTTTGGCATCTGCGCCTTCAGCTCCGGTGAGCTGCTCGGAGAACTCCCCACGCTGGGCAAGATGCTCGGAGCCTCGGCGGTGGGCGTACTCACCTACACCGCGGTCTTCGCCATGCTGGCGGCGATCTTCTCCTCCAGTCTTTTGCTGGGGATCGTCTACTACGTCATCGTCGAAATGGTCATCGCGGCCATCCCGGTACTGGAGCTGGTGAGCATCAAATTCCACGTCCGCACCATCGCCGGGCTTCAGGGCGCCGATCGCGCCGGCTGGCTCGACCGGCTGATCCTCGACGAGCCTCTGAACTTCGAATGGTGGTTCGGCCTGCTGGTCGCCGCCATCTTCACGACGTTGGCCACCGCCGTCGCCACGGCGATCTTCCGCGAAAAGCAATTTCACGTCTGAGCGCTTCCCGGGCACACCCCTTCAGACTATCGCCTGCCAAACGCCTTGACCCGGGGCCAGGCAATCACGCCAAAGCACAGCGCGGCCGCAACCTGAAGCATCCAAGCGCTGGCCGCCTGCCCCATCGTTCCCAGAATCACGCCCGGGTTCAACGCCCCCAGCGCCACGACCATCGGCCACGTGCTGCCCCGCTCGTGACGCGCTCCGAAGGTCGGCAGAACCCAGTACGCGACCCCCATCACAAGCTGCACCGTCCAGCCATAGAGCAGCGCGTGATGGTGCACGCGCAAGAGCTCCACCATGCCCATCCCGGCCACCGGCAAAAAGGGCACTCCCTTATGCGCAAGAAGCAGGGCCCCTGCGCTCACGCCGACCACCAGGTGCACGCAGGCCAGGCGTAAGGCAACCCTCGTCAGTCCGGGCATCGGCGCCTCGCCACATCACCGACCGCACCATCGGAACGGCGCCGCGCCCGCGCGCCTTTTGGATCTTTGATCCGCGGCCAGATCAGCGCCACAAAGGCCAGGCTGCCCCCCCACTGCAAGAGCGCCGAGGCCACCAACAGCCAGCCCCACACGCTCCCCGAACTCCCCAACGCATACTTCGCCGGCTCGGCCACCACGCGCAGCACCAATCCCACGTTCAACCCCACCAGACTCACCCACCCCAACCAGACAGGCCCCCGGGGCTGCGCTTTACTCCACCTGGGAAAGAGCCACAGCGCCACACCCACAATGCACTGCGTGATCCATCCGACCACAAAGAGGTGCACGTAGGTCGGCCAGAGGACCGCCGACCACACCCCACCGGACCCGGCCATCCCCAACCCGGCGCACATGGCCCCTACAAAGTAGACCAGCCCGAATTTGATAAAAACGCGACTCAGTGTCGGCACCCTTCACCCTCCACAAGTACCTCTCCTGCCCGCACCACACGCCCGCCTGATCTACGCCACCGCATAACCGGCGCCACGGCCCCCCGGCCGCGAGCTTCCCCGGCGCGGCGTTAACCCGGACGACCATCGACCCGCGACCCGACCAGCACCGGCAGGTACACGACCGAGTACACCGCAAAGGCCACGCCCCACAGACCTGCCGCCACTGCCACAAAGCCCGTGTAGTACCCCGGCCACACGCCCGGGAGCATCACAGGCAGCAGCATCGGCGCAAAGGTGCGCAAGAGCGCCGCCAGCCCGACCAGCCCAAACGCCCACCCCACCGCCGGCCAGGTCTTGAGCGGGCGCCCCGTATGCCCGAGAGCAACACGCGCCATCATCCCCAGCGTCAGCATTCCCACCGCCCCCACCGTGATCGCATGCGTGGCCATCGCCGACGACACCCCCGGCCACTGCAACGCCGCCGCCCGCAGCAAGAATCCAATCCCGATCCAGGCGTGCCCGGCGTGGAGCACCCATAAGAGCGGCTCCTTGCGCGTGGCCCCCGTCGCCCATCCGCACATCCTGGCGAGCACCGCCACGCCCGCCACCGCCGCGCTGCCCCCGGCCAGAGCGCGCATCCAGCCACCACTCGCCACCAGCAGGAGCGCCAGCTGAGTGACCATGCTCAGCCCCACAAAAACCACCACCACCTTCTCGATCCACTCCCGTTTCACCACCTGCGCCCCGGTGGCATTGCGCGTAAACATCGGGATCACGCGTCCCCCCACCACCAGCATCATCACCACCACCAGATCCAGCGCCGCCATCAACCAGACGCGCTCCCCGGTGCCAATAAGCCCCAGCGCCGCCAGGTGCATCAGCAGGTTCAACACAAAAAGCCCCCCCAGAACCACAACGAACTTCATGTTGCGCCGGTTCCGGGACTTCCACAGCGGACGCGCCAGCACCAGGGCCAGCGCGGGCACAAAGAGCAGGTCCAGCACGGCTCCCACGACGCCCGGCTCCCACAGCCCGCTCATCGCCAGCCGTCCTGCCAACCACACGCCCACCAGCCCCATCAACGCCGGCCCCCGCGCGCTCACCATGCGGGTCCAGTTCTGCACGGCCGTGAGCAAAAAGCCGGCGATCACCGCCATCGCAAAGCCAAAGACCATCTCATGGCCATGCCAGC is a window from the Lujinxingia litoralis genome containing:
- a CDS encoding ABC transporter permease; this translates as MTSTSLPARNLGVIPQALRLFSLDFGRQLRARKTLVLLAVQLLPVLVALAYVAFGQLDGMTMFRNSMESVYLPFLVPLAALYFGGPAIVDEIEGRTITYLTLRPLPRALIYLAKLKSAMLSALLVTSLPIILLFGICAFSSGELLGELPTLGKMLGASAVGVLTYTAVFAMLAAIFSSSLLLGIVYYVIVEMVIAAIPVLELVSIKFHVRTIAGLQGADRAGWLDRLILDEPLNFEWWFGLLVAAIFTTLATAVATAIFREKQFHV
- a CDS encoding ABC transporter ATP-binding protein: MSSPAPTSKPQATAELAKSEITRVGTGEVVIAARRLSYWYGKVIGVNDISIDIGQGVVGLLGPNGAGKSTLLKCLTGQLRPTTGMATIAGARVWNNPKAFAQLGFVPEQDAFYEDMSGRDFVTHLTRLQGFSRSDAAALAEEAIATVSLTDQAHRRIREYSKGMRQRIKIAQALAHRPKVLFFDEPLTGTDPIGRRTIIDLIQRLGDEGHTVLVSSHILHEVEAMTSDIVLINRGRVLADGNIYRIREMIDEHPHRIYVECDEPRRLASLLSVYADTLELKFTERGFFVSTSDPDQAYSRIAKLSVEHGLALHALTSSDNDLSAVFRYLVS
- a CDS encoding NnrS family protein — encoded protein: MVMIDMLGPNEAPTREGGSALWATGFRPFFLVAGLYAALMVPWWALVYARDLEVASAFSRLSWHGHEMVFGFAMAVIAGFLLTAVQNWTRMVSARGPALMGLVGVWLAGRLAMSGLWEPGVVGAVLDLLFVPALALVLARPLWKSRNRRNMKFVVVLGGLFVLNLLMHLAALGLIGTGERVWLMAALDLVVVMMLVVGGRVIPMFTRNATGAQVVKREWIEKVVVVFVGLSMVTQLALLLVASGGWMRALAGGSAAVAGVAVLARMCGWATGATRKEPLLWVLHAGHAWIGIGFLLRAAALQWPGVSSAMATHAITVGAVGMLTLGMMARVALGHTGRPLKTWPAVGWAFGLVGLAALLRTFAPMLLPVMLPGVWPGYYTGFVAVAAGLWGVAFAVYSVVYLPVLVGSRVDGRPG